The sequence TCAGGCCCTTCCCACTACTATGTCAAGTAGGACTCATTCAGGTCAGAGTAAACAGAACCAAATGAAAAGGTAGACATGTAGTGTTTCGATCAAAACCTGGAACTCTGGCTATGCTCCACTCACAGCTATGTTGATTCATTTGTAACGTACTAATGTGCTCTAATGACTAATCATAAGCATCAAACGTAAATCAAAAGACACAAACAAGCAGGTAGTACCGTGAAACATGAGCGAAGAGACATTCGATTTAGACAGTCAACATGTATAAACCTGTGATGGTAAGCCATGCTCAAGAATTTGAACACAAAAGGTTGTGATCTCATTTTCCTTTGTCACACTTGTTGCTCAAGTTTTGGTCATATCAAGTAAATGCTAAATAGAGATTTCACGAAGAACGGGGACATCTTCTTAATATCAGTAAGTTCCTCGTCTCATAGTAGACAAACTAACTTGCTTAGGTAACACTAAAATCATGATTAAAGCCAACAATCATGATATGAAATTTGCTTGCATCAATGTAGAGAAAAAAAGGTTGTTGACATAATATACCAACACAATTTTTGTATGAAGACAAGAAGATGCAGCACAATTACTTACCGATCCATGTATGTAAAAGTTGATGAGTAATTGCCGGACTTCGTATAAAGCAGACGGTGGTGATAGTCATGGAAATCCGCACTGTCAAATTTTCATGAGAGAGTATGTTATTAGCACAACGGATGTCAGATGCATTCCCAATGGAACAAGAACGAGATGAAGTCCATGCTTACCCTCCATACAACGGGAACAAATTTGAGATGCTCCATGGGAAATGATATCCACAATGTGCCTCCACTGTTTCTAGAACTCTTAATACCATCCATAACCATAAAGTGAACAAGTGAGGCCCAGTGATAGCAGGACCGATGATGGTAGCAAAGCCAAGAAACAATATCTCAGCAGGGTGAGCATATTCTGACGTCAGTCCAAATGGTGTGGCGTATCTAAGGACAACGTAGCCAGAAAATTAGAACGGAATAAACGAAGTCCTAAATAGCAAGATACATGAAGTTAACAACGAATAATGTATGAGTAatttacaacaaaaaaaacacaTAGCTGTTACTCACTCATGATGAACGCTGTGGACATGCTTGTATAACCATTTTGTATGCAAGATTCTGTGGCCCCAATAGAACACAAAATCCTCCAGGATGAAATAGAACAATATTTGCGCCAACACTACTTTCCTGGATAAAGAAAAAATGTTTCTATAATGTGGATATTGCCATCTATGCTTCGTGAAAAAAACTTACGAATGCAGTACTGAAATGCTCAAGAAAGTGAGTAGTGCAATATTTGGAGATTGCCAAAGCATGTATTTTTTTGAAGGTTTCGGAAAATATAAAGCTTTAGTATCTAAAGAACCTGAAAGTACCAGGACGGCAATGGCAGACTACTTTCCATTCCCATATATCTGAAGACTGGGTAGGATAAAATCATAACCGGCAAGTTGACACCAAAATGATACATCACTAGTTTTGCAATGCATTTCTCTTGCGCAGCAGGGGTGTTATTTTTCTCCTGCAACAAACATAAACCAGTTTTCACAcaaaaaatacaacaacaaacTAGAACAAACAGTGCCCAAATCACAACGCATTCATGACAATCTGGCAAAATACAAAAGACAAATTGtttatgaaatcaccaattaGATATTCAATTTTGATAAGcccaaagataaaaaaaacataaaaaataccTGAATTTTGTACTTTTTCAGGTAGCCTGCCCTTTCAAGAAATATGAAAGGAAGTCCGGAGAAGAAAAATACACTTTCATGGAGAAAGAAACTTCCTAAACAAGCGAGTTGAAAATCACTAAAATTAGTGATTAGATACTGCaccaaagcaaaaaaaaaggttCCATAATCAGGAAGAGCTATCATATAATGTAAATCCAATTAGATAGATCAGACATTTTAATATTTGATGTACACATAAactaacaaccaaatttttttaaccAAGTAATAATAATTACCAGAATCAACAGTTTTTAAGCGAATTGAATATTTACTAATAAAATCAGTAAGAAATTACTAACGAGTTGCAAGAATTTCAGAACAATGTGAATAATGACAAAATCTGAATAAGAACCAAATCTTATACAGTTTGACCCTAAGATTAAAACCTAATTGATACCATTAATAATCTGTAAATGTTCACACTCTTAAAAAGAAAAACTCCAATCTACAAACTCAAATCAGAATCtaatcataaaacaatttcaattcatTGTGAGTTCAATTCAACAAGCAAGAAAATTTCACACACACAAAGAGATACTAGTACGGATCGGGAACCAGCTGAATCATGCAAAATAAATCGGACGAAAGCGAGATAGAAGTTACTTAGTACCTGCCAGCCCGATTCGAGAAGGGAGGCCATTACAGATAGAAGGGAGTGGAGAGGAGCAGACGAGTTCTCGAGAGGATCCCCTAGTCGAAGGAGAGAGAGAAGAATATATATATTACTATGATGCAACAAGTTAATAAGATTTGCTGCGAAATACAATCAGTAGTTCATTACAGACTGTCCATGTGggatcttttatttttttctttttccatctcctTTGCCCTTTCAAAAAAAATACATATAGATAAGGTTTTTGTTCAAGTGCTTAGTATCACACGGTGCTAAAAATGTACATCGCAGTCCATGAGATCTACTTTACAATGAACCAGAACAGCTGCTTGATAAAAATGATCTGCTCATCACGTAGATTACACTTACAAAAAAAATTGACATGTTTTCTTGTTGGATTCTGCATTAAAAGTGAATTTTAAGATCAACGGTATTTGAGATGCTCATGTTACCGTCCATTTATGATATCCAAGATGTTAAAGTTAGAATTGTGGGAACGGCCCGTTTTTTAGAGGAACATGATCTATGCGTTGAGGAGAACTTTCTCGCTGAAAGAAATGCGTTTTGGTGTTTTCTCGTGGATTTAGTAGCCGGTGTAAATATAGTAGCAGGTTAAGGGTGTCCATGGGGATTGTATAGTAAAATATTTTTTCTAGACATGCAGAATGTCCCTCTTGTTCTCCGGCTTTGCGGTCCTTTTTATGCCACAAGCCCACAACATACTAAAGTATGACACTCACTTAACACATGAATGCAAATCAGAACCACTCACAGTCACGTAATGAAGACTCATGTGAGAGAAGGAAGTCAGAGAGATGTACTAGTGAACAAACACTGACAAGTAGAGTATTTCCAATAGTACCCCTTCCCTAGATGTCGCTTGTTATGGGTCTTCTCTATTATTTTCTGTTCAATGACCAAATGGGGTTTACCTGGCCAGGTGCCGAGTGGACTTGTTCCCAACTTGCCACATAAAAGAACGGATTTTAGTTCGCAGAATCTACACCCAAAAAGAGATTTTGCATCTATGGCTTGCCACATAATTGGC comes from Papaver somniferum cultivar HN1 chromosome 7, ASM357369v1, whole genome shotgun sequence and encodes:
- the LOC113298854 gene encoding methylsterol monooxygenase 2-2-like, encoding MASLLESGWQYLITNFSDFQLACLGSFFLHESVFFFSGLPFIFLERAGYLKKYKIQEKNNTPAAQEKCIAKLVMYHFGVNLPVMILSYPVFRYMGMESSLPLPSWKVVLAQILFYFILEDFVFYWGHRILHTKWLYKHVHSVHHEYATPFGLTSEYAHPAEILFLGFATIIGPAITGPHLFTLWLWMVLRVLETVEAHCGYHFPWSISNLFPLYGGADFHDYHHRLLYTKSGNYSSTFTYMDRIFGTDTGYRRLKALKVEAEEGNKKI